One segment of Carya illinoinensis cultivar Pawnee chromosome 1, C.illinoinensisPawnee_v1, whole genome shotgun sequence DNA contains the following:
- the LOC122279808 gene encoding uncharacterized protein LOC122279808, with the protein MAVACSSPPHIPILKSGLLINPISKSLVVKYSQAPFKKAPRFQIKCSIRNKVFEDQSNGIICYRDDSGEIICEGYDDGPRFQQHTPRTACHPRDIEIFDLLLQQSRLQMVKGSGLNYADESVAVQKDFNCNGFNSFC; encoded by the exons ATGGCTGTAGCATGTTCTTCTCCCCCCCACATCCCAATTCTGAAATCTGGTCTACTCATCAATCCTATCAGCAAATCTCTGGTGGTTAAATACAGCCAAGCTCCATTCAAGAAAGCACCTAGATTCCAGATCAAATGTTCCATCAGAAACAAG GTTTTTGAGGATCAGTCTAATGGTATAATCTGCTATAGGGATGACAGTGGGGAAATTATTTGTGAAGGTTATGATGATGGCCCTCGCTTCCAACAACATACTCCAAGAACAGCTTGTCATCCAAG AGATATCGAGAtctttgatcttcttcttcaGCAGAGTAGGCTTCAGATGGTTAAAGGCAGTGGATTGAACTATGCTGACGAAAGTGTTGCCGTACAAAAGGACTTCAATTGTAATGGCTTTAACTCGTTCTGCTGA